Genomic window (Dyadobacter fanqingshengii):
ATGGTGCTGGCTACGGACGCGCCGCTGGATGCAAGGAATTTAAAAAGGCTTGCAAAAAGGGCGATTATGGGGCTGGCGCAAACCGGCGGGATCGCATCGAATGGCAGCGGGGATTATGTAATTGCTTTTTCAACCGCCAATCGCATGCTTCACGAGATGCCGGATCGAACATATGGTGGAACTTACCTGCATAATGATGCTATCAGCCCACTTTTTCTGGCCGCGATAGAGTCCACGGAAGAAGCGATAATCAATTCACTACTGATGGCTCAAACCAGCGAAGGGACGCAAGGCCACAAAGTAGAGGAGCTTCCGAAGGAGCAGCTTCTTGAAATTATGAAGAAGTATGGGAGATTAAAATAATGTTGCGCCCATTGGCTGAGCGGCGGCGTTTGAAAAAATAGTTTGCGTTTGTAATTTTTTAGATTAAAATTTGCGGTTTAATAAGAGACAGGAATTCGAAGTGAAAGCGCAAAGAGTTATTAATCAGACAATGAGCTTCATGCTTGCCATCATGCTTTTGATGGTTGCAGGAATGCGTTCATGGTCAGATCAATCGGATTCAGCTCAAAAGCACGTTTCGCACGCCAAAGAGATTGGCAAGGACTTAACGAAAAAAGCATCCCAATCAACGGAGCAAAGCCAGGCAAAAGTTAGTGCATTATCCCTGGACGCGGTAATTACGCCAGCATTATCATTCGACTTTTCCCATTATTTCTACTTTTTACCCCAGCCCATCTGGCATTTCGTAGCCAGTAAATCGGTTTTCCCTGTCGTTGTTAAGGAATCGGTTTTTCTCTTTTCCTATTTTCACAGGATCTTTGGGCGGTTTATAGTCACCAACGCCCCTTAAAGCCGTTTTTTTTCTCCGGGCAGCGTACCGCGGCGACTAGCATTACATTTGATCTTACATTGCGCATGATAACACGCCAAAAAGCTTGTTTGACCGATCAATTGCCGCATTAGTTTGCATTTATCTTCTTCATTTTCAGAATATAATTTCAATTTTTTCAATACATAATAATGGCTAATAAGAACGGAATTATCGGGCTGACTATAGTGATCGCCCTGATTAGCGTCTATTATCTCTCCTTTACATTCGTATCACGCAACATTAAAGCCAAATCGGTGGCTTATGCAACGGACGCAAAAGGAGAAGTAGACCTGGCAAAAAAACAACGTTACGTTGACTCGCTATGGCGCGAGGACGTGTATTTGGGACATACTTTGCAGGAAGTTACAGAACGTGAATTGAACCTGGGTCTTGACTTGCAAGGTGGAATGCACGTAGTAATGGAAGTTGCACCGGCGGATATTTTGAAAGGAATGGCAGGCGGAAACGCGCGCAGCGTAGCATTCCAGAATGCATTGAAAAAAGCAGGTGAGGACAAAACGGCAAGCAATAGCGCATTTATCAATCGCTTTGCCGCTGCATATAAAGAGGCTGCGCCTAATTCAAGTCTGGCTGCCCTTTTTGCGACAAGCTCAAACAGAGGCAAAATCAGCAGCAGCTCGTCTGATGGCGATGTCGTTAAAATGCTGAATACGGAGGTGAACGGTTCTATCGACCGCGCATTTCAGATCACACAGGCTCGTATTGATAAATTTGGGGTAACGAACCCGAACATTCAGCGTCTGCCAGGCCAAAACCGGATTTTGGTTGAGCTTCCTGGTGTTGATAACCCTGAGCGTGTGCGTCGTTTGCTTTCAGGTGCTGCGAAACTTGAATTTTCCGAGGTTTATCTGACCAACGAACTGGCTGCCGGATTGGACGGTTTGGGAAAATATCTTGCTAAACAGGAAGAAATCAAAAAAGCAACTGGCAAACCAACAACTGCCGCTGCTGCCACAACGGATACTACAAAGAAAACAGATGGCGGTCTTGCTGCTCAATTGGCACAAAAGTCGGCTGATTCTACTGCAACGGACTCTTCGGCAATCGCTGCGCAAAGCGCTGCTTTGACTAACCTGTTCGTTCCGATGCCACAAGGCTTGGGCGTTTTCCTGAAAGACACAGCGCGTGCAAGCGAAATACTGCGCCGCCCGGAAGTGAAATCGTTGTTTCCAGCGGACCTTGTATTTATGTGGGACCGCAAAGGAACGGAAGGCGTTAATAATCAATTGATCCTGCCATTGTATTTTATCAAAAAAGCAAATGGCGTGGCTGCAATGGAAGGCGACGTGATTGTTGACGCAACCCACGATTATGACGAACGCGGCCGCCCGGAAGTGACCATGCGTATGAATGGCGAGGGCGCTCGTAAATGGCGTACATTGACTGCACGCAGCGTAGGCCGCCCGGTTGCTATCATCATTGATAACCTGGTTTACACCGCTCCAACTGTACAAGGCGAGATTCCAAATGGTAACTCAAGCATTACCGGAAGCTTTACAGTAGAAGAGACAAAAGATATGTCCAACGTATTGAAAGCGGGTAAGTTACCAGCTCCTACGCACATTGTGGAAGAAGCCGTTGTAGGTTCTTCACTGGGTGCTGAGGCGATCAATGACGGACTTATTTCTTCTGCGGTTGGTTTGCTAATTGTATTGGTCTTCATGGTGGCTTATTACAGCCGCGCAGGATGGATTGCCGATATGGCTTTGCTTATCAACTTGTTCTTCCTGTTAGGGGTTATGGCCTCACTCGGTGCGGTTCTTACGCTTTCTGGTATCGCCGGTATTGTCCTCTCCATTGGTATGGCCGTGGATGCGAACGTGCTTATTTATGAGGGAATCAAGGTTGAGCTGGAAGGAGGCAAACCTTTTGCACAAGCAGTTAGGGATGGTTTCAAACATTCACTTACTGCCATCATTGACTCCAATGTTACGACGCTGCTTACGGGTATTATCCTTTATACGTTCGGAACCGGGCTTGTTCTTGGTTTTGCAACAACATTGGTTCTTGGTTTGCTTACTTCTTTATTCTGCGCCATATTCATCACGCGTTTGTTTTTAGAACAGCAGATTAAAAGAGGAAAAGTCTTCAATTTCTATTCTGGCCTGACCAAAAACTGGTTCAAAGACAATGACTTCGATTTCGTTTCCCAGCGTCGTCGTTTTTACATTATCTCAACCGTTATCATGGCAATCGGTATTGGCTCATTTATCTTCAAAGGATTCGGGCTGGGGATCGATTTTAAAGGTGGACGTTCTTATGTGGTTCGTTTCCAGGAATCCGTTGATGCAGACAAGCTGAGAAGCATTATGGATGAGGATTTGGGCTCAACTACCGAAGTAAAAACGTTCGGCGGACAGGATCAGGTGAAAATTACAACAGCTTATCTGATTGAAGAAACATCTACGGATGCGGATCAGAAAGCAGAATCGAAAATTTTAGCTGGCGTTAAGAAAATTCCGAACAATCCTGCCAAAATCGTAAGCTCTAACAAAGTAGGCCCAACAATGGCCAATGATACGCTTTGGTCGGCTGTTTACGCGATCTTACTCGCACTTGCCGCAAACTTTGTTTACATTTTTATCCGATTCAAAAGAGTTGCGTTTAGCTATGGTGCGGTAGTGTCCCTTGCGCATGACGTGATCATCATTTTGGCCATCTTCTCGCTGTTCAACGGCTGGTTGCCATGGTCACTGGATATCGACCAGGCGTTTATCGGTGCGATCCTTACCATGATCGGATATTCCATGAATGACACGGTTGTAATTTATGACCGTATCCGTGACTACCTGAAAGATGACAAAGCACGTGGTCAAAGCCTGCCAACGGTCATTAACAATGCATTGAACAGTACATTGAGCCGTACAGCCGTAACGGGTATTTCGGTAATCCTTGTGTTGATCGTGCTAATGATCTTCGGAGGAGCTGTAATTCGCGGATTTACATTCTGTATGCTTCTTGGGGTTATCGTCGGAACATATTCATCGCTGTTCGTAGCGGCTCCAATCGTAGTTGACCTGCTGCAACGCGAAAAAAGAAAAGAGCCTGCATTGACGGTGGCAGAAACTGTCGCACCGGTCGGAGGCAAAAAGATTAAGGCATAAAGATATTTTAGAATAAAAAGGGGTTAAGTTTTATACTTTCCCCTTTTTATTTTGTCTATATAGCCAAATGGAAAATTTTCTTTTTAGTTTTAACAGATGTTAATATAACTACAACAAACGCATTATATGGCAAATCAACTCTGGGTCAAAAAGCCTATTGACAAATTATTACTAGAATCCACAGGAGAAGCAAATCAATTAAAGCGTTCACTTAGTTCGACCAGTTTGGTTGCACTGGGAATAGGCGCCATCATTGGAGCCGGTCTATTTTCTCTGACCGGAATAGCTGCTGCTGAACACTCCGGACCAGCGGTTACTATTTCATTCATACTTGCGGCTTTGGGTTGTGGCTTTGCCGGCCTTTGTTATGCTGAATTTGCTTCCATGATCCCCATTGCAGGAAGCGCTTATACTTACTCGTATGCTACTATGGGTGAGTTTGTTGCCTGGATCATTGGGTGGGATTTGGTTTTGGAATATGCATTGGGGGCAGCAACCGTTTCGGTGAGCTGGTCGCGTTATCTGCTCGAATTTCTGAGCAAATTTGACATTCACCTTCCTACGCAGCTTGTTTGTTCGCCTTTTGAAGTGGTTAAGTTGAGCAACGGAACCGTTATTGACAATGGAATCATCAATTTGCCCGCCATTTTTATCGTATGCATGCTGTCTCTGTTATTGATCAGAGGAACGCAGGGGTCGGCATTTTTGAACAACTTCCTGGTTGTTTTGAAAGTAGCAGTTGTATTGATTTTCATCGCACTGGGTTGGAGCCATATCGATCCACAAAATTATGTCCCATACATTCCTGAAAACACAGGAAACTACGAAAACTTCGGTTGGACGGGTATTGCAACAGGTGCCGCGGTCGTATTCTTTGCATTTATTGGTTTTGATGCGGTTTCAACAGCTGCTCAGGAAGCTAAGAACCCACAAAAAGGAATGCCGATCGGGATTCTTGGATCGTTGGTTGTTTGTACGATCCTATATGTGCTCTTTGCACACGTAATGACTGGATTGGTAAAATATACGGAGTTTGCGAATGATGCCAAGCCTGCTGCGACTGCTTTTGCTAAGACCGGTTATGATTCATTGCAGACGGCGTTAATTATTGCCATTCTTGCGGGTTATACTTCGGTAATGCTTGTAATGCTTTTGGGCCAAAGCCGCGTGTTCTATTCCATGAGCAGAGACGGACTTTTGCCTAAGTTTTTCAGCGATGTGCATCCTAAATTCTCAACGCCGTGGAAAACCAATCTTTTCTTCATGGGCTTTGTAAGCATCTTTGCCGGGCTTGTTCCGGTGAGTGATTTGGGCCACATGGTGAGTATCGGGACACTTTTTGCATTCTGCCTCGTATGCGTGGGTGTGTGGATGCTACGTGTGAAAAGACCCGATCTGGAACGCTCTTTCCGTACGCCATTGGTTCCTTTTGTACCAATTATGGGGATTGTAGTATGTCTTTATTTAATGTATTCCCTACCTGTTGAAAGCTGGTATCGCCTTGCGATCTGGCTGGCAATCGGACTTGCGGTATATTTCGGTTACGGCAAGAAAAACAGTAAGTTAGGAAAAGAATAGTTTGTGTTTGATATAACTAAAAAGCCTCTGATCTCAACCGAGAACAGAGGCTTTTTCTATTTCATTTCCCGCTCAGATTCTTGCCAAAACTCGCTCAGAAACCGTCTGGCCTATTGATAATGAAGAGGTTGCAGCCGGCGATGGCGCATTGCACAC
Coding sequences:
- the secDF gene encoding protein translocase subunit SecDF → MANKNGIIGLTIVIALISVYYLSFTFVSRNIKAKSVAYATDAKGEVDLAKKQRYVDSLWREDVYLGHTLQEVTERELNLGLDLQGGMHVVMEVAPADILKGMAGGNARSVAFQNALKKAGEDKTASNSAFINRFAAAYKEAAPNSSLAALFATSSNRGKISSSSSDGDVVKMLNTEVNGSIDRAFQITQARIDKFGVTNPNIQRLPGQNRILVELPGVDNPERVRRLLSGAAKLEFSEVYLTNELAAGLDGLGKYLAKQEEIKKATGKPTTAAAATTDTTKKTDGGLAAQLAQKSADSTATDSSAIAAQSAALTNLFVPMPQGLGVFLKDTARASEILRRPEVKSLFPADLVFMWDRKGTEGVNNQLILPLYFIKKANGVAAMEGDVIVDATHDYDERGRPEVTMRMNGEGARKWRTLTARSVGRPVAIIIDNLVYTAPTVQGEIPNGNSSITGSFTVEETKDMSNVLKAGKLPAPTHIVEEAVVGSSLGAEAINDGLISSAVGLLIVLVFMVAYYSRAGWIADMALLINLFFLLGVMASLGAVLTLSGIAGIVLSIGMAVDANVLIYEGIKVELEGGKPFAQAVRDGFKHSLTAIIDSNVTTLLTGIILYTFGTGLVLGFATTLVLGLLTSLFCAIFITRLFLEQQIKRGKVFNFYSGLTKNWFKDNDFDFVSQRRRFYIISTVIMAIGIGSFIFKGFGLGIDFKGGRSYVVRFQESVDADKLRSIMDEDLGSTTEVKTFGGQDQVKITTAYLIEETSTDADQKAESKILAGVKKIPNNPAKIVSSNKVGPTMANDTLWSAVYAILLALAANFVYIFIRFKRVAFSYGAVVSLAHDVIIILAIFSLFNGWLPWSLDIDQAFIGAILTMIGYSMNDTVVIYDRIRDYLKDDKARGQSLPTVINNALNSTLSRTAVTGISVILVLIVLMIFGGAVIRGFTFCMLLGVIVGTYSSLFVAAPIVVDLLQREKRKEPALTVAETVAPVGGKKIKA
- a CDS encoding amino acid permease gives rise to the protein MANQLWVKKPIDKLLLESTGEANQLKRSLSSTSLVALGIGAIIGAGLFSLTGIAAAEHSGPAVTISFILAALGCGFAGLCYAEFASMIPIAGSAYTYSYATMGEFVAWIIGWDLVLEYALGAATVSVSWSRYLLEFLSKFDIHLPTQLVCSPFEVVKLSNGTVIDNGIINLPAIFIVCMLSLLLIRGTQGSAFLNNFLVVLKVAVVLIFIALGWSHIDPQNYVPYIPENTGNYENFGWTGIATGAAVVFFAFIGFDAVSTAAQEAKNPQKGMPIGILGSLVVCTILYVLFAHVMTGLVKYTEFANDAKPAATAFAKTGYDSLQTALIIAILAGYTSVMLVMLLGQSRVFYSMSRDGLLPKFFSDVHPKFSTPWKTNLFFMGFVSIFAGLVPVSDLGHMVSIGTLFAFCLVCVGVWMLRVKRPDLERSFRTPLVPFVPIMGIVVCLYLMYSLPVESWYRLAIWLAIGLAVYFGYGKKNSKLGKE